A genome region from Baekduia alba includes the following:
- the lysS gene encoding lysine--tRNA ligase produces the protein MTDQPEDPAGDPAAPAAPTEDEHNELLRVRRAKLDALRAAGIDPFPPSFPGVVPTQAVHDENPGLDAGAETTNTYRVAGRLTQRRGQGKMAFLDLVDRSGRIQLQARIDVLGPEKMARLLDAVDLGDILGIDGTAFVTRRGELSLLIDDYAVLAKALRPPPDAHYGLKDVETRFRQRELDLMASAETRALFVTRAKIVAAVRRYLDDRGFVEVETPVLQPLYGGAAARPFTTHHNALDRDFYLRIATELYLKRLIVGGLERVYELGKDFRNEGVSYKHNPEFTMVEWYEAYADYEDIMREVEELLPRVAEAAGYDGEIEFGATPYRRVSLADAIAQETGIDIAVHDTAEQLAQAIKDAPDLEDIPTDGLEWPGLVDDLFSKRVEPKLVQPTFVIDYPKALSPFAKDHRSKPGLVERFEVFANGMEVGNAFTELNDPDEQRARFEAQVRLAEAGDEETTPYDEVFVEALEHGMPPTGGIGIGIDRLVLLMTGHHSIREIVLFPAMRD, from the coding sequence ATGACGGATCAGCCCGAGGATCCGGCGGGCGATCCCGCCGCGCCCGCCGCACCGACCGAGGACGAGCACAACGAGCTGCTGCGCGTCCGACGCGCCAAGCTCGACGCCCTGCGCGCAGCGGGCATCGACCCGTTCCCGCCGTCGTTCCCGGGCGTCGTGCCGACCCAGGCGGTCCACGACGAGAACCCCGGCCTCGACGCCGGCGCGGAGACCACCAACACCTACCGCGTCGCCGGTCGCCTGACCCAGCGCCGCGGCCAGGGCAAGATGGCGTTCCTGGACCTCGTCGACCGCTCGGGCCGCATCCAGCTCCAGGCGCGCATCGACGTCCTCGGCCCCGAGAAGATGGCGCGCCTGCTCGACGCCGTCGACCTCGGCGACATCCTCGGCATCGACGGCACCGCGTTCGTCACCCGCCGCGGGGAGCTCTCGCTCCTGATCGACGACTACGCGGTCCTGGCCAAGGCCCTGCGCCCGCCGCCCGACGCGCACTACGGCCTCAAGGACGTCGAGACCCGCTTCCGCCAGCGCGAGCTCGACCTGATGGCCAGCGCCGAGACCCGCGCGCTGTTCGTCACGCGCGCAAAGATCGTGGCGGCCGTCCGTCGCTACCTCGACGACCGCGGCTTCGTCGAGGTCGAGACGCCGGTCCTGCAGCCGCTCTACGGCGGCGCCGCCGCGCGCCCGTTCACGACGCATCACAACGCGCTGGACCGCGACTTCTACCTGCGGATCGCGACCGAGCTGTACCTCAAGCGCCTGATCGTCGGCGGCCTGGAGCGCGTCTACGAGCTGGGCAAGGACTTCCGCAACGAGGGCGTCTCCTACAAGCACAACCCCGAGTTCACGATGGTCGAGTGGTACGAGGCCTACGCGGACTACGAGGACATCATGCGCGAGGTCGAGGAGCTCCTCCCGCGCGTCGCCGAGGCCGCCGGCTACGACGGCGAGATCGAGTTCGGCGCCACGCCCTACCGCCGCGTGTCCCTGGCCGACGCCATCGCGCAGGAGACCGGGATCGACATCGCGGTCCACGACACGGCCGAGCAGCTCGCCCAGGCGATCAAGGACGCGCCGGACCTCGAGGACATCCCGACCGACGGCCTCGAGTGGCCGGGCCTGGTCGACGACCTCTTCTCCAAGCGCGTCGAGCCCAAGCTGGTCCAGCCGACGTTCGTCATCGACTACCCCAAGGCGCTCAGCCCGTTCGCCAAGGACCACCGCTCCAAGCCGGGCCTCGTGGAGCGCTTCGAGGTCTTCGCCAACGGCATGGAGGTCGGCAACGCGTTCACGGAGCTCAACGACCCCGACGAGCAGCGCGCGCGCTTCGAGGCGCAGGTCCGGCTGGCCGAGGCCGGCGACGAGGAGACCACGCCCTACGACGAGGTCTTCGTCGAGGCGCTGGAGCACGGCATGCCGCCCACGGGCGGCATCGGCATCGGCATCGACCGCCTGGTCCTGCTGATGACCGGCCACCACTCGATCCGCGAGATCGTGCTGTTCCCGGCGATGCGGGACTAG
- the greA gene encoding transcription elongation factor GreA, translated as MPRDVILTPEGLTKLKEELDHLQNDGRREVAERIKEAREFGDISENSEYDDAKNAQAMLEAKIAQLEERVRAATVVNPDEISSDIVGVGSTVHVKDEKTGKSQKFTIVGSAEVNPADSKISNESPIGRAVLGHKRNDTVSVAVPKGPARKLKITKIDVEL; from the coding sequence ATGCCTCGAGACGTCATCCTCACCCCCGAAGGTCTCACCAAGCTCAAGGAAGAGCTTGACCATCTCCAGAACGACGGCCGCCGTGAGGTCGCCGAGCGGATCAAGGAAGCGCGCGAGTTCGGCGACATCTCCGAGAACTCGGAGTACGACGACGCGAAGAACGCGCAGGCGATGCTCGAGGCGAAGATCGCCCAGCTCGAAGAGCGCGTCCGCGCCGCGACCGTCGTCAACCCGGACGAGATCTCGTCCGACATCGTCGGCGTCGGCTCGACGGTCCACGTCAAGGACGAGAAGACCGGCAAGTCGCAGAAGTTCACGATCGTCGGATCGGCCGAGGTCAACCCCGCCGACTCGAAGATCTCCAACGAGTCGCCGATCGGTCGCGCCGTGCTTGGCCACAAGCGCAACGACACGGTCTCCGTCGCGGTGCCCAAGGGCCCCGCGCGGAAGCTCAAGATCACGAAGATCGACGTCGAGCTCTAG
- a CDS encoding tRNA dihydrouridine synthase has protein sequence MTTARPALTDPWELAGLRVPNRVLLAPLAGIGNWFVRLQASRHGAGMAYSEMVSSFAIHYGNEKTLTELLRVHPDEGPTALQLFGQDPEIMRSAAAYVAEHVPQVDVIDLNMGCPVPKVCKTGAGAALLKDPDTAVAVARAAGEGSGKPVTVKLRSGSVPGDTSGVDLAHRLVEEAGVAAITFHPRSAKVHHKGVPDYDLAAQLVASLPAPVILTGGLHTVEEVEAAYERTGAAAVMLARGSLGNPWLFEQLLGLRADAPETDEILAEWRWVLDRAEEHLGPERAGRYLRKFHPWYVDRLDAGKELHARMQQTSTVTEARTAIDAYASSLLTA, from the coding sequence GTGACGACCGCTCGCCCCGCACTGACCGACCCCTGGGAGCTCGCCGGCCTGCGCGTGCCCAACCGCGTGCTGCTCGCGCCGCTGGCCGGGATCGGCAACTGGTTCGTGCGGCTGCAGGCGTCGCGGCACGGCGCCGGGATGGCCTACAGCGAGATGGTGTCCTCGTTCGCCATCCACTACGGCAACGAGAAGACGCTGACCGAGCTGCTGCGCGTGCATCCCGACGAGGGGCCGACGGCGCTGCAGCTCTTCGGGCAGGACCCGGAGATCATGCGCAGCGCGGCGGCCTACGTCGCCGAGCACGTCCCGCAGGTCGACGTCATCGACCTCAACATGGGCTGCCCCGTGCCCAAGGTCTGCAAGACCGGCGCGGGCGCGGCGCTGCTCAAGGACCCCGACACGGCGGTCGCGGTCGCGCGCGCCGCGGGCGAGGGCAGCGGCAAGCCGGTCACGGTCAAGCTGCGGTCGGGCTCGGTCCCGGGCGACACCAGCGGGGTCGACCTCGCGCACCGCCTGGTCGAGGAGGCCGGCGTTGCGGCGATCACCTTCCACCCGCGCTCGGCCAAGGTCCATCACAAGGGCGTGCCGGACTACGACCTGGCCGCGCAGCTGGTGGCGTCGCTGCCGGCGCCGGTGATCCTCACCGGCGGGCTGCACACGGTCGAGGAGGTCGAGGCGGCCTACGAGCGCACGGGCGCGGCCGCGGTCATGCTCGCGCGCGGCTCGCTCGGCAACCCGTGGCTCTTCGAGCAGCTCCTGGGCCTGCGCGCCGACGCGCCGGAGACCGACGAGATCCTCGCCGAGTGGCGCTGGGTCCTCGACCGCGCCGAGGAGCACCTCGGCCCCGAGCGCGCCGGCCGCTACCTCCGCAAGTTCCACCCCTGGTACGTCGACCGCCTCGACGCCGGCAAGGAGCTGCACGCACGCATGCAGCAGACCTCCACCGTCACCGAGGCCCGCACGGCGATCGACGCCTACGCATCAAGCCTCCTCACCGCCTGA
- a CDS encoding DUF192 domain-containing protein — translation MDLSLIVADAAVASRPAVPIRTAATPLARLRGLLGHRAPPPFALRLERCRCVHTVGMRFALDLVWLDADGAVVRVDRGVPPGRVRVCRQARAVVEVPVGASILGRP, via the coding sequence ATGGACCTGTCGCTCATCGTCGCCGACGCCGCGGTCGCCTCGCGGCCCGCCGTGCCGATCCGGACGGCGGCGACGCCGCTCGCCCGTCTGCGCGGCCTGCTCGGCCACCGCGCGCCGCCGCCGTTCGCGCTGCGGCTGGAGCGGTGTCGCTGCGTGCACACGGTCGGGATGCGGTTCGCGCTCGACCTCGTCTGGCTGGACGCGGACGGCGCGGTGGTGCGCGTGGATCGAGGTGTGCCGCCGGGGCGGGTGCGGGTGTGCCGGCAGGCCCGCGCGGTCGTGGAGGTGCCGGTCGGCGCGTCTATCCTGGGGCGTCCGTGA
- a CDS encoding type III pantothenate kinase, whose product MLLVVDVGNTQTHFGTFRGDELIEHWRFATVRTSTSDELGAALRNLLELRGVGLADLTASIVSSTVPQLEPEWLAMANHYLGHRMLAVGPGIRTGMPIKIDNPRELGADRLVNAVSAFERLGGPCISVDFGTAVNFDVVSAAGEYIGGVLMPGVEISLDALTSRGAKLPRIDLVAPRRAIGKGTVDAIRSGVVFGFASAVDGLIGRIQDELGEEAATIATGGLAGVVTPYTEAIDAVDDLLTLKGLKLLHERNGS is encoded by the coding sequence ATGCTCCTCGTCGTCGACGTCGGCAACACGCAGACCCACTTCGGGACGTTCCGCGGGGACGAGCTGATCGAGCACTGGCGCTTCGCCACCGTCCGGACGTCGACCTCCGACGAGCTCGGGGCCGCGCTGCGCAACCTGCTGGAGCTGCGCGGCGTCGGGCTGGCGGACCTGACGGCCTCGATCGTGTCCTCGACGGTCCCCCAGCTCGAGCCGGAGTGGCTGGCGATGGCCAACCACTACCTCGGCCACCGCATGCTCGCGGTCGGGCCGGGGATCCGGACGGGGATGCCGATCAAGATCGACAACCCGCGCGAGCTGGGCGCCGACCGGCTGGTCAACGCGGTCTCGGCGTTCGAGCGGCTCGGCGGGCCGTGCATCTCGGTGGACTTCGGGACCGCGGTGAACTTCGACGTGGTCTCGGCCGCCGGCGAGTACATCGGCGGCGTGCTGATGCCGGGCGTGGAGATCTCGCTCGACGCGCTGACGTCGCGGGGCGCGAAGCTGCCGCGCATCGACCTGGTCGCGCCGCGCCGGGCGATCGGCAAGGGGACGGTGGACGCGATCCGGTCGGGCGTCGTGTTCGGGTTCGCCTCGGCGGTCGACGGGCTGATCGGGCGGATCCAGGACGAGCTGGGCGAGGAGGCGGCCACGATCGCGACCGGCGGCCTCGCGGGCGTCGTGACGCCCTACACGGAGGCGATCGACGCGGTCGACGACCTGCTCACGTTGAAGGGCCTGAAGCTGCTGCACGAGCGCAACGGCTCGTGA
- a CDS encoding glutathione S-transferase N-terminal domain-containing protein, protein MPARLFMIHGSHPCATVEKAFALKGLPFKRIEVVASTQPLVMRLLFGGRTVPGVKFADGAKVQGSRAILRALEDRVPSPPLYAGPAGASAIAEAERWGDEVFQQIPRRLLWAGFTKHPGAMHAFQEGQRSPKLPKPVVLAASRLVLPIERRINDVDDAGVRADLAALPLLLDQVDQYIADGVLNGAQPNAADLQIAPTIRLLYALEDLRPLIDGRPAEAFAFRWFDRPGATVPTGALPVEAAAQAATLPAG, encoded by the coding sequence ATGCCCGCCCGCCTGTTCATGATCCACGGGTCGCACCCGTGCGCGACCGTCGAGAAGGCCTTTGCGCTCAAGGGGCTGCCGTTCAAGCGGATCGAGGTCGTCGCCTCGACCCAGCCGCTGGTCATGAGGCTGCTGTTCGGCGGGCGCACCGTGCCGGGCGTGAAGTTCGCCGACGGCGCCAAGGTCCAGGGCTCGCGCGCGATCCTGCGCGCGCTCGAGGACCGCGTCCCGTCGCCGCCGCTGTACGCCGGCCCGGCCGGCGCGAGCGCCATCGCCGAGGCCGAGCGCTGGGGCGACGAGGTCTTCCAGCAGATCCCGCGCCGCCTGCTCTGGGCCGGGTTCACCAAGCACCCGGGCGCGATGCACGCCTTCCAGGAGGGCCAGCGCTCGCCCAAGCTGCCCAAGCCGGTCGTCCTGGCCGCGTCGCGGCTCGTCCTGCCGATCGAGCGCCGGATCAACGACGTCGACGACGCGGGCGTCCGCGCCGACCTCGCCGCGCTCCCGCTGCTGCTCGACCAGGTCGACCAGTACATCGCCGACGGCGTCCTCAATGGCGCGCAGCCCAACGCCGCCGACCTCCAGATCGCGCCGACGATCCGCCTGTTGTACGCCTTGGAGGACCTCCGGCCGTTGATCGACGGCCGGCCCGCCGAGGCGTTCGCGTTCCGGTGGTTCGACCGCCCGGGCGCGACCGTCCCGACGGGCGCGCTGCCCGTCGAGGCCGCGGCTCAGGCCGCGACGCTGCCGGCCGGCTGA
- a CDS encoding alpha/beta fold hydrolase: protein MPELTLDQGTIRYRDEGSGPTVLFIHGALVNGRLWDPVVDRLRDRFRCVVPDLPLGSHTIPMKPDADLSPRALAGMIAAIAERLDLRDVTLIGNDTGGALCQFAVVAAPERIGRLVLTDCDAFSDFPPKAFKGLVAAAKVPGALRAMLQPMRARRVRRTPLAYGWLAKRPIADDVMDGWVMPALDDAGVMADLRKVMAGIDPNALLDNTPKLSSFDKPVLLVWSREDKFFKVEHAHRLAKIFPDARVEELTDAYAFVSWDQPERVAELVGTFAAGAPAPPQPAGSVAA, encoded by the coding sequence ATGCCCGAGCTGACGCTGGACCAGGGGACGATCCGCTACCGCGACGAGGGCTCCGGCCCGACCGTGCTGTTCATCCACGGGGCGCTCGTCAACGGCCGCCTCTGGGATCCGGTCGTCGACCGGCTGCGCGACCGCTTCCGCTGCGTCGTGCCCGACCTGCCGCTCGGCTCCCACACGATCCCGATGAAGCCCGACGCCGACCTCTCGCCGCGCGCGCTCGCCGGGATGATCGCCGCGATCGCCGAGCGGCTGGACCTGCGCGACGTCACGCTGATCGGCAACGACACCGGCGGCGCGCTCTGCCAGTTCGCGGTCGTCGCGGCGCCCGAGCGGATCGGCCGGCTCGTCCTGACCGACTGCGACGCGTTCTCCGACTTCCCGCCGAAGGCGTTCAAGGGGCTGGTGGCGGCCGCGAAGGTGCCGGGCGCGCTGCGGGCGATGCTGCAGCCGATGCGCGCCCGCCGCGTGCGGCGCACGCCGCTGGCCTACGGCTGGCTGGCCAAGCGCCCGATCGCCGACGACGTGATGGACGGCTGGGTCATGCCCGCGCTGGACGACGCCGGCGTGATGGCCGACCTGCGCAAGGTGATGGCCGGGATCGACCCGAACGCGTTGTTGGACAACACGCCCAAGTTGTCGTCCTTCGACAAGCCGGTCCTGCTGGTGTGGTCGCGCGAGGACAAGTTCTTCAAGGTCGAGCACGCCCACCGCCTGGCCAAGATCTTCCCGGACGCGCGCGTGGAGGAGCTGACCGACGCCTACGCCTTCGTCAGCTGGGACCAGCCCGAGCGGGTCGCGGAGCTGGTCGGGACGTTCGCGGCCGGCGCGCCGGCGCCGCCTCAGCCGGCCGGCAGCGTCGCGGCCTGA
- a CDS encoding TetR/AcrR family transcriptional regulator, with translation MEIKPTNKQEQRSAATRAKLLAAARALFAARGYAAVGTEEIVRAAGVTRGALYHQFRDKEQLFEAVFEEVEAETTQRIAEGALNDGAADPLGALRAGARAFLAVSAEPAIERIVLLDAPSVLGWERWRAIGLRYALGLVAGTLQAGMDAGAIAPQPVTPLAHVVIGALDEGALYVARAADRETARAEVEAIIDRLVDGLAP, from the coding sequence ATGGAAATCAAGCCCACCAACAAGCAGGAGCAGCGCTCGGCCGCCACGCGCGCCAAGCTGCTGGCCGCGGCCCGCGCGCTGTTCGCCGCGCGCGGCTACGCCGCGGTCGGGACCGAGGAGATCGTCCGCGCCGCCGGCGTCACGCGCGGCGCGCTCTACCACCAGTTCCGCGACAAGGAGCAGCTGTTCGAGGCGGTCTTCGAGGAGGTCGAGGCCGAGACGACGCAGCGCATCGCCGAAGGCGCGCTGAACGACGGCGCCGCCGATCCGCTCGGCGCCCTGCGCGCCGGCGCCCGGGCGTTCCTGGCCGTCAGCGCCGAGCCGGCCATCGAGCGCATCGTCCTGCTCGACGCGCCCTCCGTCCTGGGCTGGGAGCGCTGGCGCGCGATCGGGCTGCGCTACGCGCTCGGCCTCGTCGCCGGGACGCTGCAGGCCGGGATGGACGCCGGCGCGATCGCGCCCCAGCCGGTGACGCCGCTCGCCCACGTCGTGATCGGCGCCCTCGACGAGGGCGCGCTCTACGTCGCCCGCGCCGCCGACCGGGAGACCGCGCGCGCCGAGGTCGAGGCGATCATCGACCGCCTGGTCGACGGCCTGGCGCCGTGA
- a CDS encoding cation diffusion facilitator family transporter — MGHGHDHSHGGHGHSHEISADADRGRLAVALGLILGFMAVEVAAGIAASSLALLSDAAHMLTDAAAIALALLAISLAQRPARGAFTFGLKRAEILSAQFNGATLLVLGVLVVIEGVRRIIDPPDVEGAAVLVVALIGIVVNLAATRAVAGANRNSLNVEGAYRHLLTDLAAFVATAIAGAIVLTTGFTQADGIAALIVAVIMLYASYGLLVESGRVFLEAAPRGMDVPEIGRAIVHEQGVVEVHDLHVWEVSSDMPALAAHVIVGGDCDCHQARLRLVEMLRDRFGIEHTTLQMDHQAGDLVQLEVACEEGLPPLRAPATHDV; from the coding sequence GTGGGTCACGGGCACGATCACTCCCACGGCGGGCACGGCCACAGCCACGAGATCTCCGCCGACGCCGACCGCGGCCGGCTCGCGGTCGCGCTCGGGCTGATCCTCGGGTTCATGGCCGTCGAGGTCGCCGCCGGCATCGCCGCTTCCTCGCTGGCGCTGCTCTCCGACGCCGCCCACATGCTCACCGACGCGGCGGCGATCGCGCTCGCGCTGTTGGCGATCAGCCTCGCCCAGCGCCCGGCTCGCGGCGCGTTCACGTTCGGCCTCAAGCGCGCCGAGATCCTGTCGGCGCAGTTCAACGGCGCGACGCTCCTGGTCCTCGGCGTGCTCGTCGTCATCGAGGGCGTGCGCCGGATCATCGACCCGCCCGACGTCGAGGGCGCCGCGGTCCTCGTCGTCGCGCTGATCGGCATCGTCGTGAACCTCGCCGCCACGCGCGCGGTCGCCGGCGCCAACCGCAACTCGCTCAACGTCGAAGGCGCCTACCGGCACCTCCTGACCGACCTCGCCGCGTTCGTCGCCACGGCGATCGCCGGCGCGATCGTCCTGACCACGGGCTTCACGCAGGCCGACGGCATCGCGGCGCTGATCGTCGCCGTGATCATGTTGTACGCCTCCTACGGGCTCTTGGTCGAGTCCGGCCGCGTGTTCCTGGAGGCCGCGCCGCGCGGGATGGACGTGCCGGAGATCGGCAGGGCCATCGTGCACGAGCAGGGCGTCGTCGAGGTCCACGACCTCCACGTCTGGGAGGTCTCCAGCGACATGCCCGCGCTGGCCGCGCACGTGATCGTCGGAGGCGACTGCGACTGCCATCAGGCCCGCCTGCGGCTCGTCGAGATGCTGCGCGACCGCTTCGGGATCGAGCACACCACCCTGCAGATGGACCAC